In one Pseudomonas hydrolytica genomic region, the following are encoded:
- a CDS encoding DUF6586 family protein has product MAKEIYTRTNQKIFFAGIALDNWRKAEASSAFNVQALVQAEREAALFHLYGGLLGLCHEIAGYYRMSDAAPSRVEAFVQQAVLEGAPSPELAELVELAQQRETWLAELLAAYAELFQPPREERKAKVDPSMPLITAVSVGEEPAELSLDDVDAWRQQLKTLVLRFREGLSEC; this is encoded by the coding sequence ATGGCCAAAGAAATCTATACCCGCACCAATCAGAAGATCTTCTTCGCCGGCATTGCCCTGGATAACTGGCGCAAGGCCGAGGCGTCCTCCGCATTCAACGTTCAGGCGCTGGTGCAGGCCGAGCGCGAGGCCGCACTGTTTCACCTGTACGGCGGCCTGCTCGGGTTGTGTCACGAGATCGCCGGCTACTACCGCATGAGCGACGCTGCGCCCTCGCGTGTCGAGGCTTTCGTTCAGCAGGCAGTGCTCGAGGGCGCGCCCAGCCCCGAGCTGGCTGAACTGGTGGAACTGGCGCAGCAGCGCGAAACCTGGCTGGCCGAGTTGCTGGCTGCCTATGCCGAGCTGTTTCAGCCGCCGCGCGAGGAGCGCAAGGCCAAGGTCGACCCATCCATGCCGCTGATCACGGCCGTCAGCGTTGGTGAAGAGCCGGCCGAACTGAGCCTCGATGATGTCGATGCCTGGCGGCAGCAGCTCAAGACCCTGGTGCTGCGTTTCCGCGAAGGTCTCAGCGAGTGCTGA
- the mfd gene encoding transcription-repair coupling factor: protein MSVLRLPSLPASAGKQQWGNLPGAAMSLAIAEAASNAGRFTLVLTEGSQSAERLQEELAFFAPDLPVLHFPDWETLPYDVFSPHQDIISQRIATLYRLPQLSRGILVVPIATALHRLAPKRFLLGSSLVLDVGQKLDVEQMRTRLEAAGYRCVDTVYEHGEFAVRGALIDLFPMGSEVPYRIDLFDDEIETLRTFDPENQRSVDKVESIRLLPAREFPLEKKAVSDFRGRFRERFDVDFRRCPIYQDLSSGITPAGIEYYLPLFFEETGTLFDYLPGDTQVFSLPGIEKAAEHFWTDARNRYEDRRVDPERPLLPPADIFLPVEDCFARLKNWPRVVVNQDDIEPGVGQTRFEARALPDLAIQAKAGEPLAALRRFIEEYQGRVLFCAESAGRREVLLELLARLKLKPKEVDGWPAFVESGERLNICIAPLDEGLLLDDLALIAESPLFGQRVMQRRRREKGRDTGDNVIKNLTELREGAPVVHIDHGVGRYLGLVTMEFDGQAAEFLALQYADEAKLYVPVASLHLIARYSGSDDALAPLHRLGSETWQKAKRKAAEQVRDVAAELLDIYARRAAREGFAFQDPALDYATFSAGFPFEETPDQQAAIDAVRADMLAGKPMDRLVCGDVGFGKTEVAMRAAFIAVHSGKQVAVLVPTTLLAQQHYNSFRDRFADWPVKVEVMSRFKSAKEVEGAVQQLAEGKVDIVIGTHKLLQDDVKFHNLGLVIIDEEHRFGVRQKEQLKALRSEVDILTLTATPIPRTLNMAVAGMRDLSIIATPPARRLSVRTFVMEENKPTIKEALLRELLRGGQVYYLHNDVKTIDKCASELAELVPEARIGVGHGQMRERELEQVMSDFYHKRFNVLVASTIIETGIDVPSANTIIIERADKFGLAQLHQLRGRVGRSHHQAYAYLLTPPRKSMTDDAQKRLEAIAGAQDLGAGFILATHDLEIRGAGELLGDGQSGQIQAVGFTLYMEMLERAVKAIQKGEQPNLDQPLGGGPEINLRVPALIPEDYLPDVHARLILYKRIASATDEDGLKELQVEMIDRFGLLPEPTKHLMRLTLLKLQADKLGITKVDAGPQGGRIEFAAETCVDPLTLIRLIQAQPKRYKFEGATVFKIQVPMERAEERFNTLEALFERLAPTT, encoded by the coding sequence GTGTCCGTACTGCGTCTTCCGTCTCTACCGGCCAGCGCCGGCAAACAGCAATGGGGCAATCTGCCTGGTGCCGCCATGTCCCTAGCCATCGCCGAAGCGGCCAGCAATGCCGGACGCTTCACTCTGGTGCTCACCGAAGGCAGCCAGAGCGCCGAGCGCCTGCAGGAAGAGCTGGCATTCTTCGCGCCGGACCTGCCCGTGCTGCACTTTCCGGACTGGGAAACGCTGCCCTATGACGTCTTTTCGCCGCACCAGGACATCATTTCCCAGCGTATCGCCACGCTCTACCGACTGCCGCAGCTGAGCCGCGGCATCCTCGTAGTGCCGATCGCCACCGCCCTACACCGCCTGGCGCCCAAGCGCTTTCTGCTCGGCAGCAGTCTGGTGCTGGACGTGGGCCAGAAGCTCGACGTCGAGCAGATGCGTACGCGCCTGGAGGCCGCCGGCTACCGCTGCGTCGACACCGTGTACGAGCACGGCGAGTTCGCCGTGCGCGGCGCGCTGATCGACCTGTTCCCCATGGGCAGCGAGGTGCCCTACCGCATCGACCTGTTCGACGACGAAATCGAAACCCTGCGCACCTTCGACCCGGAAAACCAGCGCTCGGTGGACAAGGTGGAGTCGATCCGCCTGCTGCCGGCGCGCGAATTCCCGCTGGAGAAGAAGGCCGTCAGCGATTTCCGCGGGCGCTTTCGCGAGCGTTTCGACGTGGATTTCCGCCGCTGTCCGATCTATCAGGACCTGTCCAGCGGCATCACCCCGGCCGGTATCGAGTACTACCTGCCGCTGTTCTTCGAGGAAACCGGCACCCTGTTCGACTACCTGCCGGGCGACACCCAGGTGTTCTCCCTGCCCGGCATCGAGAAGGCCGCCGAGCACTTCTGGACCGACGCACGCAACCGCTACGAGGACCGCCGCGTCGACCCCGAGCGCCCACTGCTGCCGCCGGCCGATATCTTCCTGCCGGTGGAAGACTGCTTCGCCCGCCTGAAGAACTGGCCGCGCGTGGTGGTCAATCAGGACGACATCGAACCCGGCGTCGGCCAGACCCGCTTCGAGGCACGCGCCCTGCCCGACCTGGCGATCCAGGCCAAGGCCGGCGAGCCGCTGGCGGCGCTGCGCCGCTTCATCGAGGAATATCAAGGCCGCGTGCTGTTCTGCGCCGAGTCGGCCGGGCGCCGCGAGGTGCTGCTGGAGCTGCTTGCCCGTCTCAAGCTCAAGCCCAAGGAAGTCGATGGCTGGCCGGCGTTCGTCGAAAGCGGCGAACGCCTGAACATCTGCATCGCGCCGCTGGACGAGGGCCTGCTGCTCGATGATCTGGCGCTGATCGCCGAAAGCCCGCTGTTCGGCCAGCGCGTCATGCAGCGTCGTCGCCGCGAGAAGGGTCGCGACACTGGCGACAACGTGATCAAGAACCTCACCGAACTGCGCGAAGGCGCGCCGGTGGTGCACATCGATCACGGCGTCGGTCGCTACCTGGGCCTGGTGACCATGGAGTTCGACGGCCAGGCCGCCGAATTCCTTGCCCTGCAGTACGCCGACGAGGCCAAGCTCTACGTACCGGTGGCCAGCCTGCACCTGATCGCCCGCTACAGCGGCAGCGACGATGCCCTGGCGCCGCTGCACCGCCTGGGTTCGGAAACCTGGCAGAAAGCCAAGCGCAAGGCCGCCGAACAGGTGCGCGACGTAGCCGCCGAACTGCTCGACATCTACGCCCGCCGCGCCGCCCGCGAGGGTTTCGCCTTTCAGGACCCGGCCCTGGACTACGCCACCTTCAGCGCCGGCTTCCCCTTCGAGGAAACCCCGGATCAGCAGGCCGCCATCGACGCCGTGCGCGCCGACATGCTGGCCGGCAAGCCGATGGATCGCCTGGTCTGCGGCGACGTCGGCTTCGGCAAGACCGAGGTGGCCATGCGCGCCGCCTTCATCGCCGTGCACAGCGGCAAGCAGGTAGCCGTGCTGGTGCCCACCACCCTGCTCGCCCAGCAGCACTACAACAGCTTCCGCGACCGCTTCGCCGACTGGCCGGTGAAGGTCGAGGTGATGAGCCGCTTCAAGAGCGCCAAGGAAGTCGAAGGCGCTGTGCAGCAATTGGCCGAAGGCAAGGTGGACATCGTCATCGGCACCCACAAGCTGCTGCAGGACGACGTCAAGTTCCACAATCTCGGCCTGGTGATCATCGACGAGGAGCACCGTTTCGGCGTGCGCCAGAAGGAGCAGCTCAAGGCGCTGCGCAGCGAGGTCGACATCCTCACCCTCACCGCCACCCCGATTCCGCGCACCCTGAACATGGCCGTGGCCGGCATGCGCGACCTGTCGATCATCGCCACGCCACCGGCGCGGCGCCTGTCGGTACGCACCTTCGTCATGGAGGAGAACAAGCCGACCATCAAGGAAGCGCTGCTGCGCGAATTGCTGCGCGGCGGCCAGGTGTACTACCTGCACAACGATGTGAAGACCATCGACAAATGTGCCAGTGAGCTGGCCGAACTGGTGCCCGAGGCGCGCATCGGCGTCGGCCACGGTCAGATGCGCGAGCGCGAGCTGGAACAGGTGATGAGCGACTTCTACCACAAGCGCTTCAACGTGCTGGTGGCCTCGACCATCATCGAAACCGGCATCGACGTGCCCAGCGCCAACACCATCATCATCGAGCGGGCCGACAAGTTCGGCCTGGCCCAGCTGCACCAGCTGCGCGGCCGTGTCGGTCGCAGCCACCACCAGGCCTACGCCTACCTGCTCACGCCACCACGCAAGAGCATGACCGACGATGCGCAGAAGCGCCTGGAGGCCATCGCCGGCGCGCAGGACCTCGGCGCCGGCTTTATCCTCGCCACCCACGACCTGGAAATCCGCGGCGCCGGCGAGCTGCTCGGCGATGGTCAGAGCGGGCAGATCCAGGCCGTCGGCTTCACCCTCTACATGGAAATGCTGGAAAGGGCCGTGAAGGCCATCCAGAAAGGCGAGCAGCCCAACCTCGACCAGCCGCTGGGCGGCGGCCCGGAGATCAACCTGCGCGTGCCGGCGCTGATCCCCGAGGACTACCTGCCTGATGTGCATGCGCGTCTGATCCTCTACAAGCGCATCGCCTCGGCCACCGACGAGGACGGCCTGAAAGAGCTGCAGGTGGAGATGATCGACCGCTTCGGCCTGCTACCGGAGCCGACCAAGCACCTGATGCGCCTGACCCTGCTCAAGCTGCAGGCCGACAAGCTGGGCATCACCAAGGTCGACGCCGGCCCGCAGGGCGGCCGTATCGAGTTCGCCGCGGAAACCTGCGTCGACCCGCTGACCCTGATCAGGCTGATCCAGGCCCAACCGAAACGCTACAAGTTCGAAGGCGCCACCGTCTTCAAGATCCAGGTGCCGATGGAGCGCGCGGAAGAACGCTTCAACACCCTGGAAGCCCTGTTCGAGCGCCTCGCGCCCACCACCTGA
- a CDS encoding peptidoglycan binding protein CsiV, whose translation MRPLHLIALLLCLLTPSAFAERLYQVELLVFRQAGEPVVAPKVAPDDWAGTALPITGNERPTALDGEAAKLNPGNGYQLLLHKAWSQTIGNSPSRVAVSSGEEHFGHHAVEGTLSFIQERFADLDLELWINRFSADGLLESSEHMKVTQRLKDNSLTYLDHGGLGALVRITPL comes from the coding sequence ATGCGCCCACTGCACCTGATCGCCCTGCTGCTCTGCCTGCTGACACCGAGCGCCTTCGCCGAACGCCTGTATCAGGTCGAACTGCTGGTGTTCCGCCAGGCAGGCGAGCCGGTCGTCGCGCCCAAGGTGGCACCGGACGACTGGGCAGGCACGGCATTGCCCATCACCGGCAACGAACGCCCTACCGCGCTCGATGGGGAGGCCGCCAAGCTCAATCCCGGCAACGGCTATCAGTTGCTGCTGCACAAGGCGTGGAGCCAGACCATTGGCAACTCGCCGAGTCGCGTGGCCGTCAGCAGCGGTGAAGAGCACTTCGGCCACCACGCGGTAGAAGGCACCCTGAGCTTCATCCAGGAGCGCTTCGCCGACCTGGATCTGGAACTGTGGATCAACCGCTTCAGCGCCGACGGCCTGCTGGAGAGCAGCGAGCACATGAAGGTCACCCAGCGTCTGAAGGACAACAGCCTGACCTATCTGGACCACGGCGGTCTGGGCGCTCTGGTGCGCATCACCCCCCTCTGA
- the sulA gene encoding SOS-induced cell division inhibitor SulA, whose translation MQVQQSFERPQLPLFDAFLARASSEPLATDDFSRSEDDQAFSELALRGAAGHCLHLLAPILRELSQNQDARWLTLVAPPASLTQAWLRDAGLNRERILLLHPRQGQSALQLAEEALKLGRSHTVISWLHPVERSTRQRLAQAASAGGAQSLNISLG comes from the coding sequence ATGCAAGTGCAGCAGTCGTTCGAGCGCCCACAACTTCCCCTTTTCGACGCCTTCCTCGCCCGTGCGTCGAGCGAGCCACTGGCTACCGATGACTTCTCTCGCAGCGAGGATGATCAGGCATTCAGCGAACTGGCTCTGCGCGGCGCAGCCGGCCATTGCCTGCACTTGCTGGCTCCGATTCTGCGTGAGCTGAGCCAGAATCAGGATGCGCGCTGGCTGACCCTGGTGGCACCGCCTGCAAGCCTGACCCAGGCCTGGCTACGCGATGCAGGCCTGAACCGCGAACGCATCCTGCTACTGCACCCGCGACAAGGGCAAAGTGCTCTGCAGCTGGCAGAGGAAGCGCTCAAGCTGGGTCGCAGCCATACCGTGATCAGCTGGCTGCATCCGGTCGAGCGCAGCACTCGTCAGCGGCTGGCACAGGCCGCCAGTGCCGGCGGCGCACAAAGCCTGAATATCAGCCTAGGCTGA
- the lexA gene encoding transcriptional repressor LexA — MLKLTPRQAEILAFIKRCLEDNGYPPTRAEIAQELGFKSPNAAEEHLKALARKGAIEMTPGASRGIRIPGFEPGAANEDEGLPVIGRVAAGAPILAQQHVEESCQINPAFFHPKADYLLRVRGMSMKDIGIFDGDLLAVHTTREARNGQIVVARLDDEVTVKRFKREGNKVWLIAENPEFAPIEVDLEQQDLVIEGLSVGVIRR; from the coding sequence ATGCTGAAACTGACGCCACGCCAAGCCGAGATTCTCGCCTTCATCAAACGCTGCCTGGAAGACAACGGCTATCCGCCCACTCGGGCGGAAATCGCCCAGGAGCTGGGCTTCAAGTCACCCAACGCGGCGGAGGAGCACCTCAAGGCTCTGGCGCGCAAAGGGGCCATCGAAATGACGCCCGGCGCCTCGCGCGGCATTCGCATACCAGGCTTCGAGCCAGGTGCAGCCAACGAGGACGAAGGCCTTCCCGTCATCGGCCGCGTGGCCGCAGGGGCTCCCATTCTCGCCCAGCAGCATGTCGAGGAATCCTGCCAGATCAATCCTGCGTTCTTTCACCCCAAAGCCGACTATCTGCTGCGCGTGCGCGGCATGAGCATGAAGGACATCGGCATCTTCGACGGCGACCTGCTGGCCGTGCACACCACGCGCGAAGCGCGCAACGGCCAGATCGTGGTCGCCCGCCTCGACGACGAGGTCACGGTCAAGCGCTTCAAGCGCGAGGGCAACAAAGTCTGGCTGATCGCCGAAAACCCCGAGTTCGCCCCGATCGAAGTGGATCTGGAGCAGCAGGATCTGGTCATCGAAGGTTTGAGTGTCGGTGTAATTCGCCGCTGA
- the nagZ gene encoding beta-N-acetylhexosaminidase: MQGSLMLDIAGTWLTAEDRQLLRQPEVGGLIIFARNIESPRQVRELCQSIRALRPDLLLAVDQEGGRVQRLRQGFLRLPAMRAIADNDNAEELAEHCGWLMATEVMAVGLDLSFAPVLDLDHQRSAVVGSRAFEGDPQRAAALAAAFIRGMHQAGMAATGKHFPGHGWAEADSHVAIPLDGRSLDEIRACDMQPFQRLVGELDAVMPAHVIYPQVDEHPAGFSRRWLQDILRGELGFDGVIFSDDLSMAGAHVVGDAGKRIQAALTAGCDMGLVCNDRASAELALSALQRLRVTPPVRLERMRGRGHATTEYRQAPRWLTAVAALRAAQLLD; this comes from the coding sequence ATTCAAGGCTCTTTGATGCTGGACATCGCCGGTACCTGGTTGACCGCCGAAGACCGCCAGCTGCTGCGCCAGCCCGAAGTGGGCGGCCTGATCATCTTCGCTCGCAATATCGAATCGCCGCGCCAGGTGCGCGAGCTGTGTCAGAGCATCCGCGCGCTGCGTCCAGACCTGCTGCTGGCGGTGGATCAGGAAGGCGGGCGGGTGCAGCGTCTGCGTCAGGGTTTCCTGCGATTGCCGGCGATGCGCGCCATTGCCGATAACGACAATGCCGAGGAGCTGGCCGAACATTGCGGTTGGCTGATGGCCACCGAGGTAATGGCGGTGGGCCTGGACCTGAGTTTCGCGCCAGTGCTGGATCTCGACCACCAGCGCAGTGCGGTGGTCGGCAGTCGCGCCTTCGAGGGCGATCCGCAGCGCGCCGCCGCGCTGGCGGCGGCCTTCATTCGCGGTATGCATCAGGCGGGCATGGCTGCCACCGGCAAGCATTTTCCCGGTCACGGTTGGGCCGAGGCCGACTCGCACGTGGCCATCCCGCTGGACGGGCGCAGCCTGGATGAGATCCGTGCCTGCGACATGCAGCCGTTCCAGCGTCTGGTCGGTGAGCTGGATGCGGTGATGCCTGCCCATGTCATCTATCCGCAGGTGGATGAGCACCCGGCCGGCTTTTCGCGGCGCTGGCTGCAGGACATCCTGCGCGGCGAACTGGGCTTCGACGGCGTGATCTTCAGCGATGACCTGTCCATGGCCGGTGCCCATGTGGTCGGCGATGCCGGCAAGCGTATCCAGGCCGCACTGACTGCAGGCTGCGATATGGGGCTGGTGTGCAACGACCGCGCTTCGGCCGAGCTGGCGCTCAGTGCCTTGCAGCGTCTGCGCGTGACACCGCCGGTGCGCCTCGAGCGGATGCGTGGCCGCGGTCACGCCACTACCGAATACCGCCAGGCGCCACGCTGGCTTACCGCTGTGGCGGCCCTGAGAGCTGCCCAGTTGCTCGACTGA
- a CDS encoding TetR/AcrR family transcriptional regulator, protein MAQSETVERILDAAEQLFAEKGFAETSLRLITSKAGVNLAAVNYHFGSKKALIQAVFSRFLGPFCASLEKELDRRQAKADTQATLEELLELLVEQALAVKPRSGNDLSIFMRLLGLAFSQSQGHLRKYLEEVYGKVFRRYMLLVHDAAPRIPPLELFWRVHFMLGAAAFSMSGIKALRAMAETDFGVNTSIEQVMRMMVPFLAAGMRAETGVNDPSLAAAQLKPRSKSPSAPAKV, encoded by the coding sequence ATGGCTCAGTCGGAAACCGTTGAACGCATTCTCGATGCTGCGGAACAGCTGTTCGCGGAAAAAGGCTTCGCCGAAACCTCGTTGCGGCTGATCACCAGCAAGGCCGGCGTCAATCTGGCTGCGGTCAACTATCACTTCGGCTCGAAGAAGGCGCTGATCCAGGCGGTCTTCTCGCGCTTCCTCGGGCCCTTCTGCGCCAGTCTGGAAAAGGAACTCGACCGTCGTCAGGCCAAGGCCGACACGCAGGCCACCCTCGAGGAACTCCTCGAACTGCTGGTCGAGCAGGCGCTGGCGGTCAAGCCGCGTAGCGGCAACGACCTGTCCATCTTCATGCGTCTGCTCGGCCTGGCTTTCAGTCAGAGCCAGGGGCACCTGCGCAAGTATCTGGAAGAGGTGTACGGCAAGGTGTTCCGCCGCTACATGCTCCTCGTGCACGATGCCGCCCCGCGCATTCCGCCGCTGGAACTGTTCTGGCGTGTGCATTTCATGCTCGGCGCCGCGGCGTTCAGCATGTCCGGCATCAAGGCGCTGCGCGCCATGGCCGAGACCGATTTCGGCGTCAACACTTCGATCGAGCAGGTGATGCGCATGATGGTGCCTTTCCTGGCCGCCGGCATGCGCGCCGAAACCGGTGTCAACGATCCCTCGCTGGCGGCCGCGCAGCTCAAACCGCGCAGCAAGTCGCCAAGCGCTCCGGCCAAGGTCTGA
- a CDS encoding L,D-transpeptidase, whose protein sequence is MSELDLLHISIADQALYGFRAGRLVLRLPVSTALNGPGERNGSGCTPRGLHQVRARIGAGLPLAAVLRARRWTGEIWSPQLHEQFPGRDWILTRILWLSGLEPGRNRGAQVDSFRRYIYLHGTPDCEPMGVPLSHGCVRLRNADMLTLFDRVALHCPVRIDEAPCPQWAEAELL, encoded by the coding sequence ATGTCCGAACTCGATTTGCTGCATATCTCCATTGCCGATCAGGCCCTGTACGGTTTTCGTGCGGGGCGGCTGGTGCTGCGTCTGCCGGTCTCCACCGCACTCAATGGCCCTGGAGAACGCAACGGTTCAGGCTGCACCCCGCGCGGTCTGCATCAGGTGCGCGCCAGGATCGGCGCCGGCCTGCCGCTGGCTGCGGTGCTCAGGGCAAGGCGCTGGACCGGGGAGATCTGGTCACCCCAGCTGCATGAGCAGTTCCCTGGCCGCGACTGGATACTCACCCGCATCCTCTGGCTCAGTGGCCTGGAGCCCGGGCGCAATCGAGGCGCTCAGGTCGACAGTTTTCGCCGCTATATTTACCTGCATGGCACGCCTGATTGCGAACCCATGGGCGTGCCGCTTTCGCATGGCTGCGTGCGCTTGCGCAACGCAGACATGCTGACTCTGTTCGATCGGGTGGCACTGCACTGCCCGGTCAGGATCGACGAGGCGCCCTGTCCGCAGTGGGCAGAGGCGGAACTCCTCTAA
- a CDS encoding S-methyl-5'-thioinosine phosphorylase encodes MTVYAIIGGTGLTQLEGLTIHEALPLDTPYGAPSADILRGSYAGREVLFLARHGQPHRIPPHQVNYRANLWALKQAGAKAIVAVNAVGGIHAAMGTGHFCVPHQIIDYTAGRAHTFYEGELEHVTHVDFSQPYDGQLRQRLVAALRAENAAFSDHGVYGCTQGPRLETAAEIARMDRDGCDLVGMTGMPEAVLARELALPYACLALVVNPAAGKSSTLITMAEIERVLEQGMGTVKSVLARVLAG; translated from the coding sequence ATGACTGTCTACGCCATTATCGGCGGCACCGGCCTGACCCAGCTGGAAGGGTTGACGATTCACGAAGCGCTGCCGCTGGATACGCCTTACGGGGCGCCCTCCGCCGATATCCTGCGGGGCAGTTACGCCGGGCGCGAGGTGCTGTTTCTCGCCCGCCACGGCCAGCCGCACCGGATTCCGCCGCACCAGGTGAACTACCGCGCCAACCTCTGGGCGCTGAAGCAGGCCGGCGCCAAGGCGATAGTCGCGGTCAACGCGGTCGGTGGTATCCACGCCGCCATGGGTACCGGGCATTTCTGCGTGCCGCACCAGATCATCGACTACACCGCCGGACGTGCGCATACCTTCTATGAGGGTGAGCTGGAGCATGTCACCCATGTCGATTTCAGCCAGCCGTACGACGGGCAGTTGCGCCAGCGACTGGTGGCAGCGCTGCGCGCCGAGAATGCCGCGTTCAGTGATCATGGGGTTTACGGCTGCACCCAGGGGCCGCGGCTGGAAACGGCTGCGGAAATCGCCCGCATGGACCGCGATGGCTGCGATCTGGTGGGTATGACCGGCATGCCGGAGGCTGTGCTAGCGCGCGAGTTGGCGCTGCCTTACGCCTGTCTGGCGCTGGTGGTGAACCCGGCGGCGGGCAAGTCCAGCACGCTGATCACCATGGCCGAGATCGAGCGGGTGCTGGAGCAGGGCATGGGCACGGTCAAGTCGGTGCTGGCACGGGTGCTGGCGGGTTGA